CAGCCGAGGGCGGCGGCCGGATGCGCGACCGCCCAGGCCAGACAGGCGGCCAGCGCGCCACCCGTGGCGACCGAGGCGACCAGGACCCGCCGACGAGCCGAGCGCTCCCGGGCCGAAAGGACCCAGGGGAGATCGGCCAGAACCGGCCGGACCTGGACTTTCGCCATCACGTGATCGGCGAACTCGGAGGAAGGCTCCCAAGTGGGGAGGCCGCCCAGCGCCGTGACCAGACGGGCGTCGAGTTGACCGAGCGCGACGCACGTCGGGCATGTCGCAAGGTGCGACATCGCCCGCGGCGAGCCGGCACCCACCAGCAGGGCGTCGAGTTCGTCTTCGGTCAGGTGATCCAGAATTACATCGCTCATAACAGGGCCCTCGTACGTCGATTTGGTAGTACGGGTTTCATCACTCACGGGTATCAGCCAGCAGGATCCGGAGCTCGTTACGGGCCCGGTGGATATAGGTCTTCACAGTGCCCAGCGGGAGATCGAGCATCTCGGCGATCTCTTCATACGGACGGCCATCGATGTGACGCAGGATGATGCAGCTGCGGTATTCGGGGCGGAGCTGATTGATCGCGACTTCGATCTGGGAGCCGAGTTCGCGCGAGGCGACCTCATCGAGTTGATTCTCGGCGCCATCGCCGATCTGAAGCGTGGTGGCCTCGATGGCGTCGGCGCTCTCCGCGTGGGGCGAGCCATCGAGCGAGAGGGTGTTGAGGCCACGGCGCCGGAGATGATCGATCGACGCGTTGTTGGCAATCTTGAAGATCCAGCTCGAGAACTTGTATTCGGGGCGATAGCTGTCGATGGCGTTGAGGACCTTGATGAAGGTCTCCTGAGTCAGGTCCTCGGCCAGTTCGCGGTCACGGACCATCCGGTACACCAGCGAGAAGACGGGACGCTGATAGCGGCGGATGAGCTCGCGGTAGGCCGACTCGCGCCCCTGAACCGCGTGGCGAACCACGTCCTGGTCGGAGAGGACCTGATAGGCGGCAGGCGACAGGCCGCTCACGCGAGGCCTCGCGTTGCCACGGCGTTCGCGAAACCGGTAGCTTTGAGGACAATGCCTGTCATCGAGCAGCCCTTACCGGTCACCGGTGGTGACGCCAAGCGCGAATACGTCCGCGAGGTGTTCACCGGGATCGCGCCACGTTACGACCAGCTGAACCATCTTCTCTCGCTCAACGCGGACCGGCGCTGGCGCCGAGCCGCCGTCAATCTCCTGGGCTGGGAGGCGGAACCGGGCGGCAGGTATCTCGATCTCTGTGCGGGAACGCTCGATCTCGCCGCCGAGCTGGGGAATCGCCCCGGCTTCGAAGGAGAGGTCATCGCGGCGGATTTCGTGCCGGCAATGCTGGTGCGCGGGGCGGGGAAATCGGCCCGGGTTCGGCCCGCTGCCGCCGACGCGCTGCGCCTCCCGTTTGACGACGGGATCTTTGCTGGAGCCACCGTTGGCTTTGGCGTGCGCAATCTGATGGACCTGGATGCCGGGCTCCGGGAAGCGGCGCGCGTTCTGGCGCCTGGCGCGCGATTCGTGGTGCTGGAATTCACGGTGCCGCACTGGCAGCCGCTGCGGGCACTCTATCTCGGCTATTTCCGCCACGTGCTGCCGCGCATCGGCCGGCTCGTGTCGAAACATACGAGCGCCTACGACTGGCTACCAGCGTCGGTGCTCGCCTTTCCCGATCCACCGGCCCTCGCCGCCCGGATGGAGGCCGCCGGCTTCGCGTCGGTACGCTGGGAACTCCTCTGGGGCGGGATTGTCGCCCTCCACGTCGGGGTCCGGAAACCACTATGACACTTGAGTCCCTCCCTGAGTTCATTGCGGCGATTGACCGCCTCGGTCACCTGGTCCGGATTCGCCAGCCCGTGCGCACCCACCTCGAGATTGCCGAGATCGCCGACCGGACGATGAAGCTTCCCGGTGGCGGGCCAGCGTTGCTCTTTGAACGCCCGGTGATGCCCGATGGTCGCGAGAGCAGCATCCCGGTGGCGATCAATCTCTACGGCTCTCACGAACGGATGCGGCTGGCCATGGGTGTCGGCGCGCTCGACGAGATCGGCGACCGGATCAGCGAGATGGTCAACATGAAGGTTCCCGACGGGCTGATGGGAAAGCTCTCGATGCTGCCGAAGCTGGCGGAAATGTCGAAGTTTCCGCCGCGCACCAGGTCGGGTCGGCCGCCCTGTCAGGAGATCGTGCTGCAGGGAGATGAGATCGACCTCGACACTATTCCCTTCCTTCAGACCTGGCCCGACGACGGCGGCCGCTACATCACCCTGCCGATGGTGATCACCCGCGACCCGGGTCGGGGCACTCGCAATGTCGGGATGTACCGGGTGCAGGTGCAGGGAAAGCGCGAACTCGCGATGCACTGGCAGCGCCACAAGACCGGCGCCGCGCACTGGCGCGAGATGGCCGAGCGGGGCGAGACGATGCCGGTGGTGATTGCCCTCGGCGGCGACCCGGTGAGCGTCTATTCGGGTTCGGCGCCACTGCCGCCCGGGATCGACGAATTTCTCTTTGCCGGTTTCATTCGCAAGCAGCCGGTGGAACTTGCGCGAGCGGTCACGTGCGACCTCGAGGTCCCGGCCGAAGCGGAGATCGTGATCGAGGGCCACATCGACCCGCGCGAGGCGCTGGTGATGGAAGGGCCATTCGGGGATCACACCGGCTTCTATTCGCTCGCTGATCTCTATCCGCGAGTGCACGTCACGGCCGTGACGATGAAGAAGAAGCCGGTGTATGCGGCCACGCTCGTCGGCCGGCCGCCGATGGAGGATTTCTACCTCGGCCACGCCACCGAGCGGATCTTCCTGCCGTTGCTGAAGCTCACGGTACCCGAGATCGTCGACTACCACATGCCGGCCGCCGGCATCTTCCACAATCTGGTGTTTGTGAGCATCAACAAGCAGTATCCCGGTCAGGCCTACAAGGTGATGCACGCGCTCTGGGGTCAGGGACTCATGTCGCTGTCCAAGGTGCTGATCATCGTCGATCACGATGTCAATGTGCAGGACAGCGAAGAAGTCTGGTGGATCGCCCTCAACAACATCGACCCGAAGCGGGATACCGAATTTGCGCGCGGGCCGGTGGACGTGCTTGACCACGCCTCGCAGGCGTTCACCTTCGGCAGCAAGATGGGAATTGACGCGACGCGGAAATGGCCAGAAGAAGGCTTTACCCGGGAGTGGCCCGAGAAGATCGTGATGGACGACGAGACCAGGGCGAAGATTGATGCGATCTGGTCGACGCTCGGCATCACGGGATGATGGATGATGGATCATGGATGATGGATCTGTGAGCAGGGAGGGGCAGACGTTTGCCGGCGGTTCGGCGCTGGCGCGCTGGGCGAGCTTCGTCAAGCTGCCGCACACGCTCTTCGCGTTGCCTTTCGCGCTGGTCGGTGTGCTCGCGGCGTCGCAGGTAGCTACCATCACGGCGCCGGTGGTGCTCTGGGTCGTGGTCGCCTTCTCAGCTGCCCGCTTCGCGGCGATGGGATTCAACCGCATTGTCGATCGGCGATTCGATCACGAAAATCCGCGCACTCGCGCCCGCGAGATACCGGCAGGGAGCATCAGCGTGGCTCAGGCCTCGATCGCCGTGGCTGCGGCGGCAGCGCTCTTCGTCTTCGCCGCATGGCAGCTCAATCCGCTCTGCTTTGTACTCGCTCCGGTGGCCCTCTGCTGGGTGCTCTGTTACAGCTATGCCAAGCGGTTCACCCACT
This portion of the Gemmatimonadota bacterium genome encodes:
- a CDS encoding sigma-70 family RNA polymerase sigma factor, with protein sequence MSGLSPAAYQVLSDQDVVRHAVQGRESAYRELIRRYQRPVFSLVYRMVRDRELAEDLTQETFIKVLNAIDSYRPEYKFSSWIFKIANNASIDHLRRRGLNTLSLDGSPHAESADAIEATTLQIGDGAENQLDEVASRELGSQIEVAINQLRPEYRSCIILRHIDGRPYEEIAEMLDLPLGTVKTYIHRARNELRILLADTRE
- a CDS encoding menaquinone biosynthesis decarboxylase, translating into MTLESLPEFIAAIDRLGHLVRIRQPVRTHLEIAEIADRTMKLPGGGPALLFERPVMPDGRESSIPVAINLYGSHERMRLAMGVGALDEIGDRISEMVNMKVPDGLMGKLSMLPKLAEMSKFPPRTRSGRPPCQEIVLQGDEIDLDTIPFLQTWPDDGGRYITLPMVITRDPGRGTRNVGMYRVQVQGKRELAMHWQRHKTGAAHWREMAERGETMPVVIALGGDPVSVYSGSAPLPPGIDEFLFAGFIRKQPVELARAVTCDLEVPAEAEIVIEGHIDPREALVMEGPFGDHTGFYSLADLYPRVHVTAVTMKKKPVYAATLVGRPPMEDFYLGHATERIFLPLLKLTVPEIVDYHMPAAGIFHNLVFVSINKQYPGQAYKVMHALWGQGLMSLSKVLIIVDHDVNVQDSEEVWWIALNNIDPKRDTEFARGPVDVLDHASQAFTFGSKMGIDATRKWPEEGFTREWPEKIVMDDETRAKIDAIWSTLGITG
- a CDS encoding ubiquinone/menaquinone biosynthesis methyltransferase, whose translation is MPVIEQPLPVTGGDAKREYVREVFTGIAPRYDQLNHLLSLNADRRWRRAAVNLLGWEAEPGGRYLDLCAGTLDLAAELGNRPGFEGEVIAADFVPAMLVRGAGKSARVRPAAADALRLPFDDGIFAGATVGFGVRNLMDLDAGLREAARVLAPGARFVVLEFTVPHWQPLRALYLGYFRHVLPRIGRLVSKHTSAYDWLPASVLAFPDPPALAARMEAAGFASVRWELLWGGIVALHVGVRKPL